From a single Ornithodoros turicata isolate Travis chromosome 8, ASM3712646v1, whole genome shotgun sequence genomic region:
- the LOC135366967 gene encoding mediator of RNA polymerase II transcription subunit 4-like — protein sequence MADRKSTREKLLELIDDVELIAKELLENIIAPKTQRLTSTERSQLAELLVAKDEEIKRTLVTATRQAEVQKTINALQEEVEKQDHDIHLLQRHLKEAEHLLSTAIYQAKQKLQSIEKANARCVSSEELIKYAHRISASNAVAAPHNWQQGDQRRPYPTDIEMRQGFLGRLSDLPLTGAPLQQQGNLGDLAAPRGHHTDQNPLGQAFSWQIGGDIKPPITSNHNSVSMDAKTKESEDVEVMSTDSSSSSSSDSQ from the exons ATGGCCGATCGCAAAAGTACGCGAGAAAAGTTGTTGGAGCTCATCGACGATGTGGAACTGATTGCAAA GGAGCTGCTAGAAAACATCATCGCGCCCAAGACACAGCGGCTCACTTCCACAGAACGATCTCAGCTAGCCGAACTGCTCGTTGCCAAAGATGAAGAGATTAAAAGGACTTTAGTAACAG CAACGCGGCAAGCGGAGGTCCAGAAAACAATTAACGCTCTGCAAGAGGAAGTTGAAAAGCAAGATCATGATATTCACTTACTTCAGCGTCATCTCAAAGAGGCAGAGCACCTTTTG TCGACAGCTATTTATCAAGCAAAGCAAAAACTGCAAAGCATAGAAAAGGCCAATGCGCGTTGCGTATCTTCCGAAGAGCTCATCAAGTACGCACACCGTATTAGTGCAAGCAATGCAGTCGCAGCACCTCACAACTGGCAGCAAG GTGACCAAAGAAGACCATATCCAACAGATATAGAAATGCGGCAAGGCTTTCTCGGTCGCCTCAGCGACTTGCCCCTCACTGGAGCTCCGTTGCAACAACAGGGTAATCTAGGTGATCTAGCTGCTCCTCGAGGACACCACA CTGACCAAAATCCTCTGGGACAAGCCTTCTCGTGGCAGATAGGAGGTGACATTAAGCCTCCGATAACCAGCAATCACAACTCTGTGTCGATGGATGCAAAGACAAAAGAGAGTGAGGACGTGGAAGTCATGTCCACAGATTCTTCAAGCAGCAGTTCTAGTGACAGCCAGTGA
- the LOC135366142 gene encoding NKAP family protein CG6066-like: protein MSSGTSYELGRASDFDSFKRKQSRFSDTSHSHHNRESSSHHSRRPLPDLSDDFMARRRKEREKIGAVGVRTLWAESPERPVNSDDNLEKKQGAESKTERKEKKHKKRKHKHESHHHKKKKKHNKEEKKKKKKEPKKTVKKHRKRSSTSSSDGSSTDESDNDKDSEDFEKWTVKKAHGSDSDEEEEVIGPLPKQQIHLTEKEYGKALLPGEGAAMAAYVAEGKRIPRRGEIGLTSGEIESFESVGYVMSGSRHRRMEAVRLRKENQIYSADEKRALAMFNKEERQKRESKILSQFKEVIKAKLQGGH, encoded by the exons ATGAGCAGCGGTACTAGTTATGAACTCGGGAGGGCTTCAGACTTCGACAGCTTCAAGCGGAAGCAATCCAG GTTCTCGGATACCAGTCATTCGCACCACAACAGGGAAAGTTCATCTCACCATTCCAGGCGTCCACTACCTGACTTGTCTGACGACTTTATGGCACG GAGGAGGAAAGAGCGAGAGAAGATTGGTGCAGTGGGAGTGCGAACTCTTTGGGCAGAGTCACCCGAGAGGCCAGTAAA CTCTGATGACAACCTCGAAAAGAAGCAAGGTGCAGAAAGCAAGACTGAGAGGA AGGAAAAGAAACACAAGAAAAGGAAGCACAAGCATGAATCCCATcatcataaaaagaaaaagaagcataataaggaggagaagaaaaagaagaagaaagagccCAAGAAAACGGTCAAGAAACATAGGAAAAGGAGCAGCACTTCCTCTTCTGACGGTTCTAGTACCGATGAGTCTGATAACGACAAGGACTCTGAAGATTTTGAGAAGTGGACAGTCAAAAAGG CACATGGCAGTGATAGCGATGAGGAAGAGGAGGTAATAGGCCCTCTCCCCAAGCAGCAGATTCATCTTACAGAAAAAGA GTACGGCAAAGCGCTTTTGCCCGGTGAAGGTGCAGCCATGGCAGCCTACGTAGCAGAGGGGAAACGGATCCCTCGAAGAGGTGAAATCGGCCTTACAAGCGGAGAAATTGAATCTTTTGAATCGGTCGGTTACGTCATGTCTGGAAGCAG GCATCGCCGTATGGAAGCTGTACGGTTGCGTAAAGAAAACCAGATATACAGTGCGGACGAAAAGAGGGCGTTGGCCATGTTCAACAAGGAAGAAAGACAGAAACGGGAGTCAAAGATACTGTCCCAGTTCAAGGAAGTCATTAAGGCCAAGCTGCAAGGGGGTCATTAG
- the LOC135366969 gene encoding UDP-glucuronic acid decarboxylase 1-like, which translates to MPSKFQLRPTIGRMTVFYISACCLTLFAVVFSYMHLAHTLKSTGEQFAVPADTHNEQVAVDTGGAKDTILAQMERKLKGLETRIQKLEKNAPKSYPAVRQLDHHEKKRFLVTGGAGFVGSHLVDVLMRQGHQVTVADNFFTGSKRNIEHWVGHENFELIHHDIVNPLYIEVDYIYSLASPASPPHYMLNPVKTIKTNTLGTINMLGLARRVGARILVTSTSEVYGDPEVHPQSEDYWGHVNPIGPRSCYDEGKRVAEALCYAYAKQEHLDVRVARVFNTYGPRMHMDDGRVVSNFIMQALQNKPITIYGTGKQTRSFQYVSDLVNGLLSLMNSNYSRPVNLGNPDEYSIEEFASIIKKLVGGTSEIVYVNEVVDDPQKRKPDISRAKKYLNWEPKVALLDGLKKTVEYFRKELERDKKGAVLSHV; encoded by the exons ATGCCTTCGAAATTTCAACTGCGTCCTACTATCGGAAGAATGACTGTTTTCTATATTTCTGCATGCTGTCTGACTCTGTTCGCAG TGGTGTTCAGCTACATGCACTTGGCACATACCCTGAAAAGCACAGGAGAACAATTTGCAGTTCCTGCTGATACCCATAATGAACAGGTTGCAGTTGACACAGG GGGTGCAAAAGACACAATTTTAGCCCAAATGGAGAGGAAACTGAAGGGCTTAGAGACGCGCATCCAGAAGCTCGAAAAAAATGCTCCAAAGTCCTACCCTGCAGTTAGGCAGCTAGATCATCACGAAAAAAAGCGTTTCCTG GTCACTGGAGGTGCTGGCTTTGTCGGCAGCCATTTAGTAGATGTACTCATGAGGCAGGGCCATCAAGTCACAGTAGCAGACAACTTCTTCACGGGAAGCAAGCGTAACATTGAACACTGGGTTGGTCACGAAAACTTTGAGTTGATTCACCACGACATTGTCAACCCACTGTACATTGAAG TTGACTACATCTACAGTTTAGCATCACCAGCATCACCCCCGCATTATATGCTCAATCCTGTGAAGACGATCAAAACAAACACTTTAGGCACCATCAACATGTTGG GATTGGCTCGGCGAGTAGGTGCTAGAATTTTGGTGACATCAACTTCCGAAGTCTACGGTGATCCCGAGGTTCACCCTCAATCGGAAGATTACTGGGGGCATGTGAATCCCATAGGTCCTCGATCCTGCTACGACGAAGGGAAACGCGTAGCTGAAGCCCTTTGCTATGCATATGCTAAGCAG GAACATTTGGACGTCCGTGTTGCTCGGGTCTTCAACACGTACGGTCCACGAATGCACATGGATGACGGTAGAGTGGTCAGCAACTTTATCATGCAAGCGCTACAGAACAAGCCTATAACT ATCTACGGCACCGGAAAGCAGACACGTTCCTTTCAGTACGTCAGTGACCTCGTCAACGGCTTGCTCAGCCTCATGAACTCAAACTACTCGCGACCGGTAAACTTGGGCAACCCCGATGAGTACAGCATTGAGGAATTTGCCAGCATTATTAAGAAGCTAGTTG GTGGCACCAGTGAAATTGTGTACGTCAACGAAGTAGTGGACGACCCGCAGAAGAGAAAACCCGACATAAGCCGAGCAAAGAAGTACCTAAATTGGGAACCAAAG GTGGCACTACTGGACGGTTTGAAGAAGACAGTTGAATATTTTAGGAAAGAGTTGGAGAGGGACAAAAAAGGTGCGGTGTTGTCACATGTTTGA